CGGCTCCGGCGCAGGGAGCGGTGGCGATAGAGTGCAGGTCGGACGATGCCGAGGTTCTTGCGGCCCTGTCGAAGATCGACGACAAGGTAACGAGGGAATGCGTCACCATCGAGCGCTCCATCATGAGGTCATTGGGCGCGGGATGCTCGTCGCCCGTGGGAATCTACGTCAGGAAACTTGTCGGAGGATTCAGCGTGAACGCGGTCTCCTTCGCCTTTACGGAAGAGCCGGTGAGGCTGAGCAAAGTCATCCCCCATGCGTACGGGGAGAACGACATAGCGGAGATCGCAGATATTCTGAGGGGAAAGGAATGACTGGAAAAGTTTATTTGGTAGGGGCCGGGCCCGGGGATCTGGGGCTGCTGACCGTGAAGGCGGCGGAGCTGATCAGGGAGGCCGATGTCGTCGTCTATGACGCTCTGGCCAACCCCGAGCTTCTGAAGATGTGCAAAGAGGGCGCAGAACTGATCGACGCTGGTAAGAGGGGCGGCGACCACCACATGACCCAGAGCCAGACCAACGCCAAGCTGGTGGAGCTGGCCGAAGCAGGGAAGATCGTCGTGCGCCTCAAGGGCGGCGACCCGTTCATGTTCGGGCGCGGCGCGGAGGAAGCCGAGGAGCTCAGGAAAGCGGGATTGGAGGTCCACGTAGTGCCCGGGATATCATCCACGATATCCGTCCCGGAGCTCTGCGGGATTCCCGTCACGCACAGGGACCACACCCCCTTGGTGACATTCCTCACCGGCCACGAGAAGGCCGACAGGGGCGAGGACCGCATCGACTGGAAAGCCTTGGTGAACGGCCACGGAACCCTGGTCATCCTGATGGGAATGGGCAACGCGGAGCACATCTCCTCGGAGCTCATAGCCGGAGGGATGGACCCTGAGATGCCCGCGGCCATAATCACCAGCGGCTCCACTCCGCAGCAGAGGATCGAGCGCACCGTGGTGTCCAGACTGAAGGAGACCATCGATTCCAAAGGCCTGGAAGCCCCCGGGATCATGGTCATAGGAACCGTCGCCACTCTCCACGACGTCCTCGGCGATCTGAGATGACCGTCCGCATAGCCTTCACCCGCCTGCGGACAAGATAGACGAATCGCTTTCCTTGGCTGAATCTCTGGGGATGGAGGCCATGGCGGCCCCCTCCCTCAGGGCCATGCCGGGATACGATTCGGATTATCTTGCAGCGGAGAGGGATCTGCTGTCCGGGAAGGTGTCCTTCGCCGTCTTCGGCTCGGGGACGGCGGTGGAATTCTGCTCCAAAAAATGGGGGGACGGGAGGTTCGCGTCCCTCTTCTCCCGCATCCCTGCGGTATCCATCGGGCCGCACACATCCGATGTTCTGGCCGGGCATGGGATGGAGGCCGCCATGATGCCGCAGGACGATTACAGTTCCTACGGCGTAGTCGCGATGCTTTCCCCGCTCGTCCGCGGCAAGGGCGTCTTGCTGGTGAGATCCGATTCCGGCACCGACATCCTGAGGGAAGGCCTTTCAGACGCCGGGGCTGAGGTCATCGAGTTCCCGGCTTACCGCCTCGAGAAGGTCGGGATGACCCCCGAGCTGAAAGCCATCATGGGCGCTCTGGAATCTGGTGGGCTGGATGCGATCGCGTTCACCAGCCCCATGTCTGCCTCGTCGTTCAGGGAGGAGCTGGAGGCCGAGTACGGCGCAGATAAAGCGGACGGAATGCTTTCATCCGTGGACAGAGCCGCCATCGGCAGGCCCACGTCCGAGAGGCTCAAGCAGCTGGGCCACCCGCCGCAGATAGTCCCGGAGAAGACCACTTTCAGGGACATGCT
This genomic window from Candidatus Methanomethylophilaceae archaeon contains:
- the cobA gene encoding uroporphyrinogen-III C-methyltransferase, producing MTGKVYLVGAGPGDLGLLTVKAAELIREADVVVYDALANPELLKMCKEGAELIDAGKRGGDHHMTQSQTNAKLVELAEAGKIVVRLKGGDPFMFGRGAEEAEELRKAGLEVHVVPGISSTISVPELCGIPVTHRDHTPLVTFLTGHEKADRGEDRIDWKALVNGHGTLVILMGMGNAEHISSELIAGGMDPEMPAAIITSGSTPQQRIERTVVSRLKETIDSKGLEAPGIMVIGTVATLHDVLGDLR
- a CDS encoding uroporphyrinogen-III synthase, with the translated sequence MAAPSLRAMPGYDSDYLAAERDLLSGKVSFAVFGSGTAVEFCSKKWGDGRFASLFSRIPAVSIGPHTSDVLAGHGMEAAMMPQDDYSSYGVVAMLSPLVRGKGVLLVRSDSGTDILREGLSDAGAEVIEFPAYRLEKVGMTPELKAIMGALESGGLDAIAFTSPMSASSFREELEAEYGADKADGMLSSVDRAAIGRPTSERLKQLGHPPQIVPEKTTFRDMLLAIREFEERKRGF